CCGCCACCGGGCGCACCTCCAGGCCCCGGGACGGTAGAGCCAGACCATGCGCAAGCCCATCCGCACCCTCATCGTCGACGACTCGGCCCTGGTGCGCCGCCTGCTCCGGCAGATCCTCGACTCGGACCCCGCCATCGAGGTGATGGGCACGGCGGGGGACCCCCTCATCGCCGCGCGCAAGATGACCCGCGAGGTTCCCGACGTCGTGCTCCTCGACGTGGAGATGCCGCGGATGAGCGGGCTGGAGTTCCTCGAGCAGCTGATGAGCCAGCACCCGATCCCGGTGGTCATCTGCTCCAGCCACACCTCGCGGGACTCCCAGGTGGCCTTCGACGCCCTGCGGATGGGCGCGGTGGAGATCATCGAGAAGCCGAAGGTGGGCACCGCGGCCTTCATCGAGGAGTCCCGCCTGCGCCTCTGCGACGCGGTGAAGGCCGCCTCCCGGGCCAGGCTCGGGCCGCCCCGGGCGGACGCCGCGGCCTGGCAGCCCCGGGAGCGCGCCATGGTGAGCCAGCCGCCGCCGGCCCAGCTCGCGCGGGCGGTCGCGGGCTACCGCAACGTGGTGCTCGGGGCGTCGACCGGCGGGACCGAGGCCATCCGGGGGTTGCTCACGGCCCTCCCGGCGCAGTCGCCTCCCATCGCCATCGTGCAGCACATGCCCGAGCACTTCACCCGGATGTTCGCGCGCAACCTCGACGAGCTCTCCGAGCTGGAGGTGCGCGAGGCCGCCACCGGCGACCTCATGCGGCCGGGCCGCGTCTACATCGCGCCCGGCAACCGGCACCTCGAGCTGCGGCGCCGCCGCCACGGCGTCGTCTGTCAGGTTCGGGACGGGCCCCTGGTGCGGCGCCACCGCCCCTCCGTGGACGTGCTCTTCCAGTCGGCGGCGGACTCCCTCGGGGCTCAAGCGCTGGGCATCCTCCTCACGGGGATGGGCGACGACGGCGCCCGGGGCCTCCAGGCGATGCACGAGGCCGGCGCGCGCACCCTCGCCCAGGACGAGCAGAGCTCGGTCGTCTTCGGGATGCCCGCCGAGGCCATCCGGCGAGGTGCGGTGGACCGGGTGATCTCCCTGCACGACCTGGCCCGCTGCCTGCTGATGGAGTCCGAGCTCTCGGGGGGGAGTCGAGGAGCCGTAGGATGAGAGAGACAGCCCATCGTTCTTTCGAGAGCCTCGTCCCCCTGCAGGAGATGCGCTGCGAGGCGGCCGTGGGGCGCCTGACGCGGAGCTTCGTGCACCAGCTCGCCAACGATCTGGCGATGGTGCAGACCGCGCTGGACCTCATCGGCATGCGGCCCACCGATCCACCCGAGAAGGCTCTCCAGGTCGCGCAGAAGGCGATCGACGAGGCCAGCTGGCTCCTCCACCGGCTGCGGCTCATCGCTCACCACGAGCGCACGGGGCCCTGCCGGACGGATCCCGGGCCCGTGGTGGAAGAGGTCTTCCAGCTGGTGGACCGGGCTCACCAGGCCCGGCTGGCCGTCCGGCTGGAGCTCGCGCCGGAGCTGCCGGTGATGGCCATCCACCCCAACGCGCTGCGGGAGGCCCTGCTCATCCTTCTGACCGACAGCATCCAGGACTTCCAGCGCCGGCACGCCCAGAGCGGCGGCGCCACGCTCCGGGCCGTCGTGAGCGGACGGCGCGCCCGCGCGGAGGGTGCGGGGCCGGTGACCCTGCTGCTGGAGCTCGGCTTCCACCCCGGGCGTGGTGCGACCCGCGAGCAGCTGGCCTCGGCGAGGCCACTGGAGAGCCGCCGGGTCGAGCTCTGCGACACCCCCGCTTCAGAGCAGGGGTAGCGCCGGGAAGCGCAGGGAGTAGACCTGCGCGCCGCCCCTCTGGGAGGTCTCCACTCCGAAGGGGTGGGCGTCGGCGAGCTCCTGGATCGTCTGCCGGGACGCCTCGGGCAGGGGCTCCTCGGCCTCGATCTCGAAGAGGATCGCGAAGGGCGAGGGGCGGGCGACCCGCACCCGGACCGTGCAGGTCTGCCCCGAGCAGGGGCTCTCCCGCAGGCCGGTGGAGAGGATCTGCACCGCCAGCTCGGCGGGGAAGAGCAGGTCGCCCAGATCGTTCTGCAGTCCGTCCACGCAGTGCATGGCGCAGCCGGGGCTCTGGCAGCCCTGGCAGATCGCCGCCGCGGACTCGAGGATCTCGCGGGCGGGGTGGGTGGTGACGACCGGCCGATCCAGGTGCAGGCCGAGCTGCCGCAGATCCCCGAGGAGCGCGCTCATCCGGGAGGCCGTGTTCTTCAGGTGGGTGAGGTGCGCTGCGGGATCCCTGCCCCGCTCCAGCGCGTTCTGGAGGGTGTCGGTCAGGGCGAGGAGCGCCGAGGCCTGGTTCGAGAGTCCGTGGACGGTGCCCCGGGCGAGGGTCAGCGCCAGGTCGGCGGGGGCGAGCTGGGCGAGGCGGGTGGCTGCGAAGCGGCAG
The DNA window shown above is from Deltaproteobacteria bacterium and carries:
- a CDS encoding chemotaxis response regulator protein-glutamate methylesterase; protein product: MRKPIRTLIVDDSALVRRLLRQILDSDPAIEVMGTAGDPLIAARKMTREVPDVVLLDVEMPRMSGLEFLEQLMSQHPIPVVICSSHTSRDSQVAFDALRMGAVEIIEKPKVGTAAFIEESRLRLCDAVKAASRARLGPPRADAAAWQPRERAMVSQPPPAQLARAVAGYRNVVLGASTGGTEAIRGLLTALPAQSPPIAIVQHMPEHFTRMFARNLDELSELEVREAATGDLMRPGRVYIAPGNRHLELRRRRHGVVCQVRDGPLVRRHRPSVDVLFQSAADSLGAQALGILLTGMGDDGARGLQAMHEAGARTLAQDEQSSVVFGMPAEAIRRGAVDRVISLHDLARCLLMESELSGGSRGAVG